A stretch of Tripterygium wilfordii isolate XIE 37 chromosome 11, ASM1340144v1, whole genome shotgun sequence DNA encodes these proteins:
- the LOC120009333 gene encoding interaptin-like isoform X1, with translation MSRIAKWKLEKTKVKVVFRLQFHATHIPQTGWDKLFISFIPTDSGKATAKTTKANVRNGTCKWADPIYETTRLLQDIKTKQYDEKLYKLVVTMGSSRSSLLGEAIINLADYVDALKPSGVALPLHGCDSRTILHVTVQLLTSKTGFREFEQQRELRERRLQTATDQNSPHESSGGKLSPSEEIVNGQEDKVNAKVRFKNKTKELLSLEEEAGMNDEYTDSAAGFDGSSNTSGSLYAEKPDTSSTHEIDSIKSTVSGDLAGLSLGQSPQPERVDPSDHRFSAQGTNDWVHGWGSDYSADNDLAVTYEENSRLRGSLEVAEASILELKLELSSLQSHADEIGTETQKVAEQLAAEIASGEQLAKEVSTLKLECSYLKDDLKLLNSSKLCASFTSIEATETKQDKISQDLQRRWLKEVLVLEDKVRELQNKSSVGYHEKDFRFLYSDLEALLSALQNLKEGTQLASPNFNLMSSAGASMKENRETSLGRIEQLPSEIGFDVDLCQPEFGMLHGLNVPGSESQDPDRLEVINAMKGKVFELLRELDDSKSEKEGLTKKMDQMECYYEALIQELEENQRQMLCELQNLRNEHSTCLYTVSSTKAEMETMCQGLNEQMLRLAEEKHDLDSINKELERKAIVAEAALKRARLNYSIAVNQLQKDLELLSVQVLSMFETNENLIRQDFVGSSPTSLPHFPEIAQEPKIDSLEFHSLKNLQCQNQYVGLKKHSLEGDSLLENLQKSLSIQEGLYRKVEEEVCEMYLLNIYLDVLSKTLAETLLEASDDARLMKEKIVELAQQLELSAESKELLMKRLKTAMDEVHSLNEYNAACIAEYKDVALKNQNLEANIQSSCCENLHLVQKITELESMIKECRSYENQFKACAAEKTQLEILFNEKTLENGRLQNEILTLRNDFIDVKSEFDEIASVKDNMQHCLNVLRSKLLNLLASHEKKFGGLPLLSESVSQSLESGDLTGFVMELGELQHNMCEKIAQLMEEEKILAEEKDMVQVSLTRAQSEIVVMKHRFELDMQEVLYKFSVSNASVRKLQLDVEAIANRLKNGSEVEENYAQLHKELIGNVHWLEVELQQLISKNKDLADEILALEIVTNELERSKVTTVELAKEKQLLTESLQAKTEESAKLVSELDDLKESLLSVHDENQTLMTSLQAKNEESVNLASELNSLKESQQFLHYENQAGTASLRDKTAECAKLEAEANNLRESMQSLLDESKASLASLQNRTEESVELVSELNGLRESLGSLHDENEALLLSLQHKTEESAELESELSGLKESFQSLHDELQEERSSRDKLEGIIADLTYKLDEKHCQVIHLNQQNLELAHLKQLLSDLESEKSRVCHLLLQYEECLKNARDESSSIVALETQLSELYETLVATDVKYIATRAQHEDWVEEVVEKLDSHLGGLCNRHKVVALCNEENPRLLTILDSLMSEFRGSIAENKLILDRIYSMSAEVEAYKNREVSWCDEKINLDSELQGLKNLVMHSEEEVDNLLLCNEELEVKDLLLKAKMEEWHLQITLLDVQGDELLKLENQCNDLTQKLSEQILKTEEFKNLSIHMKQLKDKAEADCSLAREKKETERQAVLVQDSLRVAFIKEQYETKLQELKHQLSISKKHNEEMLCKLQDSVVEIENRKRSEALHLKKNEELGMKILELEAELQSVISDKREKMKAFDMMTAELECSLISLECCKEEKQKLEASLEECNEEKSRTAIELTLMKELLKNPSSNSEEEGNDGSHVKGHISSQDLFVKVHENGPAEVLNAKYLEQDSSMKCEEPESVFVVPVVVDDHSSTIMDAQPKQDVPEASGEYGSLVHVNQESLLHGDVKHLALCDVHSRAESIKSSMDHLNMELERMKNDNLFLQNDAHLDSKFPGLQRELMQLQKANEELGSMFPLYNQYSSCGNALERVLALEIELAESLQAKKRSSMHLQSSFLKQHNDEEAVLQSFRDINNLIKDMLELKGSHASVETELKEMHDRYSQLSLQFAEVEGERQKLMMTLKNVRATRKAQQLNRSPSSSKEHST, from the exons ATCCCACAAACTGGATGGGACAAACTTTTCATATCTTTCATTCCCACTGATTCTGGAAAAGCAACGGCAAAGACAACCAAAGCAAATGTGAGAAATGGGACGTGCAAATGGGCAGATCCTATCTATGAGACTACAAGACTTCTCCAAGACATTAAAACTAAACAATACGATGAAAAGCTTTATAAGCTTGTTGTGACTATG GGTTCCTCAAGGTCTAGCCTTCTCGGTGAGGCTATTATCAATCTTGCTGATTACGTAGATGCGTTGAAACCCTCTGGTGTGGCACTGCCTCTTCATGGTTGTGATTCCAGAACTATTTTACAC GTGACTGTACAGCTGTTAACCTCTAAAACTGGTTTCAG AGAGTTTGAACAGCAGAGGGAACTCAGAGAAAGAAGGTTGCAGACTGCAACTGACCAAAATAGTCCTCATGAATCTTCAGGTGGAAAACTATCACCCTCTGAAGAGATTGTCAATGGTCAAGAAGATAAG GTCAATGCAAAGGTGagattcaaaaacaaaacaaaggagCTACTCTCACTCGAAGAAGAGGCAGGAATGAATGATGAATACACAGACTCAGCTGCTGGTTTTGATGGATCTTCCAATACTTCAGGAAGTTTATATGCAGAGAAGCCAGATACATCCAGCACGCATGAAATAGACAGCATTAAGAGTACAGTTTCTGGTGATTTAGCTGGGCTTTCCCTTGGTCAAAGTCCTCAGCCTGAGAGAGTGGACCCTTCTGATCATCGCTTTTCTGCACAGGGGACTAATGACTGGGTTCATGGCTGGGGATCCGACTATTCCGCAGATAATGACTTAGCAGTCACCTACGAAGAGAATAGTAGACTTAGAGGAAGCTTGGAGGTAGCTGAAGCATCTATCCTTGAGCTTAAGCTGGAGTTAAGCTCCTTACAAAGTCATGCAGACGAGATAGGCACTGAAACACAAAAAGTTGCTGAGCAATTAGCTGCTGAGATTGCTTCTGGAGAACAGCTGGCAAAAGAGGTTTCTACGCTGAAATTGGAGTGTTCATACTTAAAAGATGATCTTAAACTGCTAAATAGTTCTAAATTATGTGCTTCATTTACTAGCATAGAAGCTACAGAGACAAAACAGGATAAAATATCTCAAGATCTGCAGCGTAGATGGCTAAAGGAGGTATTGGTCTTGGAGGATAAGGTAAGAGAACTTCAAAACAAGTCGTCCGTTGGATACCATGAAAAGGACTTCAGGTTCCTTTACTCGGACTTGGAGGCTTTGCTCAGTGCTCTGCAGAATCTCAAAGAGGGAACTCAATTGGCAAGTCCTAATTTTAACTTGATGTCATCTGCTGGAGCAAGCATGAAGGAGAACAGAGAAACTAGTCTTGGTAGAATTGAGCAACTCCCATCTGAAATTGGTTTTGATGTTGACTTGTGTCAACCTGAGTTTGGAATGCTTCATGGCCTCAATGTTCCCGGGTCTGAGTCTCAGGATCCTGATCGTCTAGAAGTTATAAATGCGATGAAAGGAAAAGTCTTTGAACTCTTGAGAGAGTTGGATGATTCTAAATCTGAAAAAGAAGGCCTTACAAAGAAAATGGATCAGATGGAGTGTTACTATGAAGCCCTCATCCAGGAGCTTGAAGAAAATCAGAGACAGATGTTATGCGAGTTGCAGAATCTCAGAAATGAGCACTCTACTTGTTTATATACAGTTTCTTCTACCAAGGCAGAGATGGAAACAATGTGCCAAGGCCTGAATGAACAGATGTTAAGACTTGCTGAGGAAAAACATGACTTGGATTCCATTAACAAGGAGCTTGAAAGAAAGGCTATTGTTGCAGAAGCAGCACTTAAACGGGCACGGTTGAACTACTCCATTGCTGTTAATCAATTGCAAAAGGACCTTGAACTATTATCCGTCCAGGTTTTGTCTATGTTCGAGACTAATGAGAACCTTATTAGGCAAGATTTTGTAGGTTCTTCACCAACAAGCCTCCCACATTTCccagaaattgcacaagaaccgAAAATTGATTCATTGGAGTTTCACTCCTTGAAAAACTTGCAGTGCCAAAATCAATATGTCGGGTTAAAGAAACACAGCTTGGAGGGAGATTCTCTTTTAGAAAACTTACAGAAATCACTCAGCATACAGGAAGGGCTATATCGAAAGgttgaagaagaagtttgtgaGATGTATTTGCTGAATATATACTTGGATGTGCTTTCGAAGACTTTAGCGGAAACTTTGCTTGAGGCAAGTGATGATGCTAGACTAATGAAAGAGAAAATAGTTGAACTTGCACAGCAACTAGAGCTTTCTGCAGAGTCCAAGGAGTTGTTGATGAAAAGGCTGAAGACTGCAATGGATGAAGTTCACTccctaaatgagtacaacgccGCTTGCATTGCTGAATACAAAGATGTGGCTCTGAAAAACCAAAATTTGGAAGCTAATATACAAAGTTCTTGCTGTGAAAATCTTCATCTTGTGCAGAAAATTACTGAACTGGAATCCATGATAAAGGAATGCAGAAGTTATGAGAATCAATTCAAGGCTTGCGCTGCAGAAAAGACACAGTTGGAAATTTTGTTCAATGAAAAAACACTAGAAAATGGCCGTCTCCAAAATGAAATACTAACCTTGCGGAATGATTTTATAGATGTTAAATCTGAATTTGATGAAATCGCTTCTGTGAAGGACAACATGCAGCATTGCTTAAATGTTCTGCGAAGTAAGTTGCTGAACCTATTGGCATCTCATGAAAAGAAATTCGGCGGATTGCCTCTCTTGAGTGAATCTGTTAGTCAGAGCTTGGAGTCCGGGGACTTAACCGGTTTTGTGATGGAATTGGGAGAGCTTCAGCATAATATGTGTGAAAAGATTGCCCAACTCATGGAAGAGGAAAAGATTCTGGCTGAAGAAAAAGATATGGTTCAGGTTTCCTTAACAAGAGCACAATCAGAAATTGTGGTGATGAAACATAGGTTTGAACTTGATATGCAGGAGGTTCTGTACAAATTTAGTGTGTCTAATGCCTCGGTGCGGAAGCTGCAGTTGGATGTCGAGGCTATTGCCAACAGACTGAAGAACGGCTCTGAAGTTGAAGAAAACTATGCACAGCTGCACAAAGAACTTATTGGGAATGTTCATTGGTTGGAAGTTGAGCTGCAACAACTTATTTCTAAAAACAAAGACCTTGCTGATGAAATCTTAGCATTGGAGATTGTAACTAATGAACTCGAGAGGAGCAAAGTAACAACTGTTGAACTTGCAAAGGAGAAACAACTATTAACAGAATCTTTGCAGGCTAAAACTGAGGAATCTGCTAAGCTCGTGTCGGAACTAGATGATTTGAAGGAAAGCTTGCTGTCTGTGCATGATGAAAACCAGACTTTGATGACGTCTTTACAGGCTAAAAATGAAGAATCTGTCAACCTTGCATCAGAGCTAAACAGTTTAAAAGAAAGTCAACAATTTCTGCATTATGAGAACCAAGCTGGAACAGCATCATTACGGGATAAAACTGCAGAGTGTGCAAAGCTTGAAGCAGAGGCAAACAATTTAAGAGAAAGTATGCAATCCCTGCTTGATGAAAGCAAAGcttcattggcttctttacagaaTAGAACCGAGGAATCTGTGGAACTTGTTTCGGAATTGAATGGTTTGAGAGAGAGTTTGGGGTCGTTGCATGATGAAAATGAGGCGTTGTTGTTGTCTTTACAGCATAAAACTGAGGAATCTGCCGAGCTTGAATCAGAGCTTAGCGGTTTGAAGGAAAGTTTCCAATCTCTGCATGATGAGCTACAAGAGGAGAGAAGTTCGAGAGATAAACTAGAGGGTATAATTGCAGATCTTACATACAAATTAGACGAGAAGCATTGCCAGGTCATTCACTTGAACCAGCAGAATTTAGAATTGGCCCATCTCAAGCAACTACTATCAGATCTAGAATCAGAAAAATCTAGAGTCTGCCATCTTTTGTTACAGTATGAGGAATGCCTTAAAAATGCCCGTGATGAATCATCTTCTATTGTTGCTCTTGAAACCCAGTTGTCTGAATTGTATGAAACTCTAGTAGCAACAGATGTAAAATATATCGCTACTAGAGCTCAGCATGAGGACTGGGTAGAGGAGGTCGTGGAAAAACTGGATAGCCACCTTGGTGGACTTTGCAATAGGCATAAGGTCGTAGCCCTTTGCAACGAAGAAAATCCTAGATTGTTGACAATCCTTGACTCACTGATGTCTGAGTTCAGAGGCTCCATTGCTGAAAACAAGTTGATTCTTGATAGAATTTACTCTATGTCAGCTGAAGTTGAGGCATACAAGAATAGGGAGGTGAGTTGGTGCGATGAAAAAATTAATCTTGATTCTGAGCTTCAAGGGCTGAAGAACTTGGTGATGCATTCCGAAGAAGAGGTTGACAACCTGTTACTCTGCAATGAAGAACTGGAAGTCAAAGATTTGTTACTGAAAGCCAAAATGGAAGAATGGCACCTGCAAATAACCCTGTTGGACGTGCAGGGGGATGAACTGCTTAAGTTGGAAAACCAGTGTAACGACCTTACGCAGAAACTCTCTGAGCAGATTTTGAAGACAGAGGAGTTCAAAAACCTATCCATCCATATGAAGCAGCTTAAAGACAAGGCCGAAGCTGACTGTTCCTTGGCTcgtgaaaaaaaagaaactgagAGACAAGCAGTTCTTGTGCAAGATTCCCTGAGAGTCGCATTTATCAAAGAACAGTATGAAACAAAGCTTCAGGAACTAAAACACCAGCTGTCAATCTCCAAAAAGCATAATGAAGAAATGCTTTGCAAATTGCAAGATTCTGTTGTCGAAATTGAGAATAGGAAGAGATCTGAAGCTTTGCACTTGAAGAAAAATGAGGAGCTGGGAATGAAAATTTTGGAATTGGAGGCTGAGTTACAATCAGTAATTTCTGACAAGCGGGAAAAAATGAAGGCCTTTGACATGATGACGGCCGAACTGGAATGCTCCTTAATAAGCCTTGAATGCTGCAAGGAAGAGAAACAAAAACTTGAAGCATCTTTGGAAGAATGCAATGAGGAGAAGTCAAGAACTGCAATTGAACTTACCTTGATGAAAGAGCTGCTGAAGAATCCCTCATCAAACAGTGAGGAAGAAGGAAATGATGGATCGCACGTGAAGGGTCATATCTCTTCTCAGGACCTCTTTGTTAAAGTTCATGAGAATGGTCCAGCTGAGGTCTTGAATGCTAAGTACTTGGAACAGGATAGTTCAATGAAATGTGAAGAACCAGAATCTGTATTTGTGGTTCCAGTTGTTGTGGATGACCATTCGAGCACAATCATGGATGCCCAACCTAAGCAG GATGTACCTGAAGCTAGTGGTGAATATGGAAGCCTCGTACATGTGAATCAAGAAAGCCTACTGCATGGTGATGTCAAGCATCTAGCTCTTTGTGATGTTCACTCGAGGGCTGAAAGTATAAAATCGAGCATGGACCACTTAAATATGGAG TtggaaaggatgaaaaatgataatTTGTTTCTACAAAATGATGCTCATTTGGATTCAAAATTTCCAGGTTTACAAAGAGAACTAATGCAATTACAAAAG GCAAATGAAGAACTGGGAAGTATGTTCCCATTGTATAATCAATATTCAAGCTGTGGCAATGCGTTAGAAAGGGTACTTGCATTAGAAATCGAACTTGCTGAATCATTGCAGGCAAAGAAAAGATCAAGCATGCATTTACAGAG TTCTTTCTTGAAGCAACACAATGATGAGGAAGCAGTATTGCAAAGCTTCAGGGACATCAATAACCTGATTAAAGACATGTTGGAACTAAAAGGAAGTCATGCATCTGTGGAAACTGAACTGAAGGAGATGCACGATCGTTACTCGCAGCTAAGTCTTCAGTTTGCTGAAGTTGAAGGTGAGAGGCAGAAACTGATGATGACTCTGAAGAATGTCCGGGCTACCAGGAAGGCTCAGCAATTAAATCGCTCACCATCATCCTCCAAGGAACACTCGACATAG